CGCCGACGTCGCTGCCACAACCGGTGGTGTCATCTGGGGCGGCACTTACGGCACTACAGCGCCGGGAATTAGGGACGAGTAGCGTCGAGATTTGGATTGTCGACGCCGCGGGAGTCCAATTGCGAGCACGCCGATCGAGTTCAGCGGCGGCGGTGCCCGATGGAGCTGGAATCATTTCCAGCGAGAGGTAGGTGTTGGAAAGCCCGTCAGTGATGTGCTTCATGGCAATCGGCGCCCCATCGCCATTGGCATCAAGCTCAAATGGACCAGGGCCGCCGATGTTTGGCATGCCCGGAAAACCAGTGCCCGTTGGCGCTGTTTGATTGCTCCAACGAAAGCTGCCCCAGTTGATACCGTAGCTAGTCTTGTAATCGCCGCCCGCATCGAGTCCGGCAGCAAACAGCACCTTCTGCTGTTCTGCCGATGGACATTGGAACGCCGGGTCGGGCTGCTGAAACATCACCATCTGGTCAGCCAGCGTCAACGCCGGATTGAACCGACTCGAGAGCGACGACTGCTCCATGTACGGAAGCAACTGCAGAGGGACTGTTTTATCGCGAGTGCTACCGAAGTCGGTCCCGTTCTTGCCCTTCCGCCCCGCCGCAATCGGCAGATGCCCCATCGCCGACTCGAAGTTCTGCGCCGCCAGGCTGTACTGCCGAATGTTGTTGAGGCACGTCGACCGCCGCGCCGCTTCACGCGCCGCCTGCACAGCCGGCAAGAGGAGCGCCACGAGGACGCCGATGATCGCAATGACGACGAGAAGTTCGACGAGCGTGAAGGCCGCCCGCTTCGGAGAATTGTGCATGCCGCCGCGCGTGTGCTGATCGACGAGAAGTCCCGCATCGCAGTGTTGCCCCACTGCCGACGCCGCTCTCTCTGCTCGCCAAGCTGCTGCCCGGCCTAGCGAATGAGAGGACGCCCCTGCGAGCGACCTGGGAGAACCCTTCCCCCTCCCCGTCTGTCCCGGCGGGGCCGAAGGTCGCTGTTCGGGCTTCGCACACGCCCTTTCGAGAGTAATTAACGGGCCGAGACGGCGGGTTACGCAAAAAATCATCGCTGGGGAGAACTTTTCGGCAGGTTGCGGGGGTCGGCAGCGCCGACCGGCGGGAGGAAGGGTCGCCGCTTCGCAAACAGGGCGCCGGAAACGCTATACTGGCAGCCGGATTCCCGCACATTCACCGAGACTTCACACTTTTTCGCCGAATCGGAGTAACCCCTGGCGGCTTCCCGTTAAGAGACTACAGGACATGGCAAATCATCCGGCGGACCAGTGAATTTGCTGGCGATCCATGAGCGGCGCTCGACCTACTAGCAAATCCGATGCAGCTAACGAGGAACGGGCTCGTTTGGCCGCGCTCTGGGAACAGGCGCGGCCCGCGGTCTTCGCGTACCTCACGGCGACCATCTACGACTTCCACCGCGCAGAAGATCTGCTGCAGGAAGTCGCGGTCGCCGTCGCCACGAAGTTCCACACGTACGAGCCTGAGCGGTCGTTTTTGGCGTGGTCGATTGGCATCGCCCGCAATCGGGCATTGCTCTACTTCCGAGAGCAGGCCCGCGACCGCCAGCATTTTTCGGACGCGACGTTGCAAACGCTGGGCGACGCGGCCGAGAAGTTAGCTCAGGAAGAGGGAAGCCTGAAGCGCGAGGCGCTCCGCCATTGCCTGGCCCGCATCGTCGGTCGGCGGCGGCGGGTGCTCGACTTGCGCTATACAGGCGAACGCTCGATCGCCGACATCGCTGGCGAACTCGAAATGACGGGCAACGCCGTCAAAATTATGCTGCACCGCGTGCGAGCGACGCTCGAGGAATGCGTAACGCGGCGGATTGCTCAGGAAAGGGTGACGCATTGATGCCCCCGAAAGATTTATTCAACGGCTACCTCGACGGCGACTTGAGCGCTGAGCAGTTGCTCACGCTGGAGGATTGGATCGCCGCCGACGCCAACAATGCCGCGACCTTCCTGGAATGGATGGCGCTGCAAACTTGGACCCGCGAGGCGCTGCAAGGCGAACTACTGCAGCAAGTGCTGCAGGAAACAGACCCCGTTAACCGCTTGCCTGCCCCTACGGGCGTTCGCACGGCACGGTGGGGTTGGTTCGCTGTTCTCGCGGCGTCGCTGTTGATTGCAGCGATGGCCTACTCGCTGGGAACGCCCTCTCGAGACGGCGTGCAAGTGGCGGAACAATCCACCGCAACGCCCGAGCAAGCGATTCTCGACGCCATCGACGAATCAGCGCCCGAAGAAGTCGACGCCTCGATCGTCGCGACGCTGACGCACCTCGATAAATGCAAATGGGCTGACAATGCCCTCCCGCTCGATTACGGCCAACAGTTGGAGGCGGGAACCCAAATCAAATTGAACTCCGGCGTTGTCCGCGTCACGTTCGAAAGCGGCGCCGAAGCGGTGCTGCAAGGTCCGTGCGACTTTGTCGTCGACAGCGCGATGCACGGCACGATCCGCAGCGGCGGCGTTGCCGTCACGGCGCCGAAGCGGGCTTATGGTTTCCGCATTCGCTCGCCCAATGCGGAGGTGATCGACCTCGGCACGGTGTTCGGCGTCAACGTCGACGCGAGCGGCGACTCCGAAGTCCACGTCTTCTCCGGAGAAGTTCTGTCGCGGAGCGTCGACCAGCACGATGGACACGAAGGCGAGTTGACGCGTCTCACCGCGAACCACGCGCTAAAGTACAACAGCGACGCCGCAGAACCGAGCAAAATCGCCTCCAACGGCGCGCTGTTCGCTCGCACCGAGCCGGTGTCGGTTCGCAAGGCCGACTACGACTTCTTGCCCGATCGCAGCGGCCTGGCGCTATGGCTGGCGGCCGACCTTTCGGCGCGGCGGCAGGACGGCGACGGGGTCGTGGCGTGGTCCGACATCCTGTTCGGCGACAACGTCACCGCGGAGGACGCCTTCCAGCCGCAACGCGCCGCGCAACCCAAGTTGGTCGCGAACGGCATCAACGGTAAGCCTGCGCTCAGCTTCAACGGCACGAACGAATTTCTCGTCACGACGCCGCTCGAAACGACCGACAACCAAACGATCGTCATGGTCTGCCAGTTCAGCGAGGCCGCCGAGCGTCCGGGACGCAAACGAGGCGGGCAGATTCTCAACTACAACGGCCCGCCGCATCGTTTGGTGAGCAGCACCTACGAACCAGGCGTGCTGCAGATCGGCGAGCCCTTGGACTTCGGCTTCAAGCCGACGAGCCTCGGCGGCAAACTGTTCGCCGGGCGGCTCGACGGCAAGGACGTTTCTGAAGCCGAAATGTACTCGCCGCCGATCGGCGTTGGCGTGCCGGTCGTATTGGTCTACCGCTACGACCTCGACAAGCACCTGGCTTCGCTGTGGATTAACGGCGAGTTGATCGACCAGAAACCCGCACTGCGCCCTGCCGGCGTAACGTCGCGGAAAACAATCGGCCGACATGGATTCATGAAGTTCTTCTTCGCCGGCGACTTGGGCGAGTTGATGATTTTCAACAGCGCCTTGGAAGGCGATGCACTCCGCGACGTCACCGGCTATCTAAGCAACAAGTACAAGATTGAGCTGAAACCGCAACCTGCAGCCTAGCGACGCAATCAAGCGAGCGGCACGCGCATCGAACTGATTCGACGGATCAACTGGCGGTATAGGGCAGCAACTGAAGGGTCGTCGTGTCACTGAGATTCATGCGTTACATTTCGGCCCTGGCTCTCGCCTGCGTCTGCTGCCTTTCTGAAATCGCCGCCTCGCAGGCCGCGGAACCGTCGCGCCCGAACATCGTGATGGTCTACGTCGACGACGCCGGCTACGCCGACTTCCCGTTCTTCGCCGACGATCACCCGCGCACGCCGAACATCGACCAGCTCTGCCGCGAAGGCGTGCGGTTCACGCAGTTTTACGTGAATGCCCCAATCTGCTCGCCGTCGCGCGTCGCGATCACGACAGGTCAGTACCCTTCGCGGTGGGGCATCACGACGTTTATCGCTTCGCGGAAAGAGAACGAAGTCCGCGGCATCCCGAATTGGCTCGACCCCGCGGCGCCGACGCTCGCCCGCTCGCTGCAGTCGGCGGGCTACACGACCGGTCACTTCGGCAAGTGGCACCTCGGCGGCGGCCGCGACGTCGGCGATGCTCCGCTGATCACCGAGTATGGCTTCGACGAATCGCTAACGCAGTTCGAAGGCCTCGGCGATCGTCTGCTGCCCTTGCTTGATGATCACAATGGCGAGAAATTGCGGAAGCTGCAACTTGGCCAAGCAAGTGCGAAGCTCGGTCGCGGCAAGGTCGAGTGGATCAACCGTAGCCAGCAAACGGGCAAGTACGTCGGCCGAGCGATCGAATTCGTTGAGCAGGCCGAAGCCAACGGCAAGCCGTTTTACGTCAACGTCTGGCCCGACGACGTCCACACGCCGCTGCATCCGCCGGAGAAGGTGTCGAGCGATTCAAGCAAGCGCGAGCGCTATCTCGCCGTACTCGAAAACATGGATCGCCAGCTCGCTCCGCTATTCGATCGCATTCGCAGCGACGACAAGCTGAAGAACAACACGCTGATTCTCGTCGCCAGCGACAACGGCTTTGAGCCTGGCGCCGGCCATGGCGGTGAGCTGCGCGGCTCGAAGGGGATCCTTTACGAAGGGGGTATCCGGGCGCCGCTAGTGGTATGGGGACCTGGACTGCTTCATCAAGAAGCGATCGGCGGCGAAAACAATAAGACGGTGATCTCTTCCATCGACGTCGTCACGTCGCTGCTCACGCTCGCGGACGCTTCCCCGCCTGCAGAGACCGCGTTCGACGGTGAAGACCTCAGCGCATCGCTACTCGGCAGCGAGCAG
This sequence is a window from Lacipirellula parvula. Protein-coding genes within it:
- a CDS encoding sigma-70 family RNA polymerase sigma factor, whose protein sequence is MAALWEQARPAVFAYLTATIYDFHRAEDLLQEVAVAVATKFHTYEPERSFLAWSIGIARNRALLYFREQARDRQHFSDATLQTLGDAAEKLAQEEGSLKREALRHCLARIVGRRRRVLDLRYTGERSIADIAGELEMTGNAVKIMLHRVRATLEECVTRRIAQERVTH
- a CDS encoding sulfatase, whose translation is MRYISALALACVCCLSEIAASQAAEPSRPNIVMVYVDDAGYADFPFFADDHPRTPNIDQLCREGVRFTQFYVNAPICSPSRVAITTGQYPSRWGITTFIASRKENEVRGIPNWLDPAAPTLARSLQSAGYTTGHFGKWHLGGGRDVGDAPLITEYGFDESLTQFEGLGDRLLPLLDDHNGEKLRKLQLGQASAKLGRGKVEWINRSQQTGKYVGRAIEFVEQAEANGKPFYVNVWPDDVHTPLHPPEKVSSDSSKRERYLAVLENMDRQLAPLFDRIRSDDKLKNNTLILVASDNGFEPGAGHGGELRGSKGILYEGGIRAPLVVWGPGLLHQEAIGGENNKTVISSIDVVTSLLTLADASPPAETAFDGEDLSASLLGSEQQMRNGTLCWIRPPSAKKKRNPGRPDLAIRDGQWKLLVKFNGSNPELFDITADPCEQHNLAQQHPELVASLTKKVQRWRRDVEGDGRTKVSAAALSASSSATAATP
- a CDS encoding DUF1559 domain-containing protein: MHNSPKRAAFTLVELLVVIAIIGVLVALLLPAVQAAREAARRSTCLNNIRQYSLAAQNFESAMGHLPIAAGRKGKNGTDFGSTRDKTVPLQLLPYMEQSSLSSRFNPALTLADQMVMFQQPDPAFQCPSAEQQKVLFAAGLDAGGDYKTSYGINWGSFRWSNQTAPTGTGFPGMPNIGGPGPFELDANGDGAPIAMKHITDGLSNTYLSLEMIPAPSGTAAAELDRRARNWTPAASTIQISTLLVPNSRRCSAVSAAPDDTTGCGSDVGVCIDRPEMGLPCQPLAESNFAQFTLGARSNHPGGVHVSMCDASGRFITDGIDLMAWRSMSSRAGDEVVSAN